One region of Haloprofundus salilacus genomic DNA includes:
- a CDS encoding type II secretion system F family protein: MSLDTGSNGARSANAGEMLGDAFYPLFTWLFDPDGDFVGDVEEKLTQARVTTTVELYISQALAVGVLIGLVLWLIGTLLGYALFQFGVINTEMLSLGARIPNPAVVDLLEAMKMPAAVGITGLVFGSIGFGLGFGTLLALPYSTASARKREIDMLLSDSISFMYALSVGGLNQLEILEAMAKAEDTYGEVSYEFRSIVQETEYFGTDYRTAIHKQAMETPSKELSQFLTDMLSIVNSGGNMEQFLDDKKDKHMRTAKQQQELTLETLELFGEMYMTLSLFPLLLIIILVIMSMLGNADDMLLYGTVYGLIPITGVGFLVLVSTVKQDEIGDGYLDPADSSERLAETNKEGLIHLGLIESFVGEFSLFDRVKNREGTYKTKELLKRPHIFFRENPLFTLVFTVPVAVVIVGISAANGAAPLSWDELVAQPVWGTFVWWYIPSYLIAIPLAVFHTWNVYSRNAVIGKLSDNLRKLSSANATGQTLLESVKSVSDTSSGKLADEFEVMYAKVHYGMSLREAFVEFNNKYHIPRLARTVKLITKAQEASSQITEVLTTAAQASENQDDIDRERKSRARMQVVIIIMTYLTLLAVMAILKTQFLDVMSGLTQSSGGETNAGGMSFGGGVDTNVLSVLFFHAVTLQAVLSAFISGYIRDADIISGVKYVVVLQTIALAVWMVVG; the protein is encoded by the coding sequence ATGAGCCTCGACACTGGGTCGAACGGGGCGAGAAGCGCCAACGCGGGAGAGATGCTCGGCGACGCGTTCTATCCGCTTTTCACGTGGTTATTCGACCCCGACGGCGACTTCGTCGGCGACGTAGAGGAGAAACTCACACAGGCTCGCGTGACAACGACAGTCGAACTGTATATCTCGCAGGCACTGGCGGTCGGCGTACTCATCGGGCTCGTACTATGGCTCATTGGGACGCTTCTCGGCTATGCGCTGTTTCAGTTCGGCGTCATCAACACGGAGATGCTGTCGCTCGGTGCGCGCATCCCAAACCCAGCGGTTGTCGACCTCCTGGAGGCGATGAAGATGCCCGCCGCCGTCGGCATCACGGGGTTGGTGTTCGGTTCTATCGGCTTCGGTCTCGGTTTCGGCACGCTGCTGGCGCTTCCATACTCGACGGCGTCGGCGCGCAAGCGCGAGATAGACATGCTGCTTTCCGACTCCATCTCGTTCATGTACGCGCTGTCAGTTGGGGGACTGAACCAACTGGAGATTCTGGAGGCGATGGCCAAGGCCGAGGACACCTACGGCGAAGTCTCCTACGAGTTCCGCAGCATTGTCCAGGAGACGGAATATTTCGGCACCGACTATCGCACCGCCATTCATAAACAGGCGATGGAGACGCCGAGCAAAGAACTCTCACAGTTTCTGACGGACATGCTCTCCATCGTCAACTCCGGCGGGAACATGGAGCAGTTCCTCGACGATAAGAAGGACAAGCACATGCGCACCGCCAAACAGCAGCAGGAGCTGACGCTCGAAACACTCGAACTGTTCGGCGAGATGTACATGACGCTCTCGCTGTTTCCACTCTTGCTCATCATCATCCTCGTCATCATGAGTATGCTCGGCAATGCCGACGACATGCTGCTGTACGGAACGGTGTACGGCCTGATCCCGATCACCGGCGTGGGCTTCCTTGTCCTCGTCTCGACGGTGAAACAGGACGAAATTGGCGACGGATATCTTGACCCGGCTGACAGCAGCGAACGACTCGCTGAGACCAACAAAGAAGGGCTGATTCACCTCGGTCTTATCGAGAGCTTCGTCGGCGAATTCAGCCTCTTCGACCGCGTGAAGAATCGCGAGGGGACATACAAGACGAAGGAATTGCTGAAACGACCGCACATCTTCTTCCGCGAGAACCCGCTTTTCACGCTGGTGTTCACCGTTCCCGTCGCTGTAGTAATCGTCGGCATCTCGGCTGCTAACGGTGCCGCCCCGTTGTCGTGGGATGAGTTGGTCGCCCAACCTGTCTGGGGGACGTTTGTATGGTGGTACATCCCGTCGTATCTCATTGCCATTCCGCTGGCGGTGTTTCACACCTGGAACGTCTACTCGCGAAACGCCGTCATCGGTAAACTCTCCGACAACCTCCGAAAACTGTCGAGCGCCAACGCCACCGGCCAAACGCTGCTTGAATCGGTAAAATCGGTCTCTGATACCTCGTCAGGTAAACTTGCAGACGAGTTTGAGGTGATGTATGCAAAGGTCCACTACGGAATGAGTCTCAGAGAGGCATTCGTCGAATTCAACAACAAGTATCATATTCCGCGATTGGCGCGGACAGTCAAACTCATCACCAAAGCACAAGAGGCGTCCAGTCAGATCACAGAAGTGCTCACGACAGCCGCACAGGCCTCCGAAAATCAGGACGACATCGACCGCGAACGGAAGTCACGAGCGCGGATGCAGGTGGTCATCATCATCATGACCTACCTCACGCTGTTGGCGGTGATGGCCATCCTGAAGACACAATTCCTTGACGTGATGTCTGGGTTGACTCAAAGCAGCGGTGGAGAGACGAATGCTGGAGGCATGAGTTTCGGCGGCGGCGTCGACACCAACGTTCTCTCGGTGCTGTTCTTCCACGCGGTCACGCTACAGGCTGTGCTATCGGCGTTCATCAGCGGCTACATCCGCGACGCCGACATCATCTCGGGCGTCAAGTACGTCGTCGTGCTGCAGACCATCGCCCTGGCGGTGTGGATGGTGGTAGGATGA
- a CDS encoding ATPase, T2SS/T4P/T4SS family: MAIDDAADSDSGQFDDANDGTSDSEARRPAAVGEYTWAEYLDEYGPPGAADDLYRGLRPAPGTDRWEDDDAPTKPAGADWDRIPLDPVSFLGFHPDDIDSRVGLAGDNAETLQELFEAFCDPETTPVVKDEYLWEHYKREYYYEDDGSRPRDADGEIERFDPVDALGHDPDAIENTISHLSDRADELEELVEKRTVNTRGDFDEDEFFSTDAGTTTVVNRYDLEKAVPMPKKTHFEEVERYWVNEPYAFVIIFHSTKENEDKYYVVQPYMNRLERELEEYLTGKLRTAIKYADDDVVGGDGHRRRVIEEQTFELLERYDLYSRKETEPFANALADRLGIAGDDEGVAGKLVRLLGYRPAERESAGLDGISARPEPAVLADDDADLTEYQVDKLLYFLTRDFIGYERIDGIKHDINVEDISCDGYNSPVFVYHGDYEQIITNVYHEETELDDFVVKLAQRSGKGISKRRPQVDATLPDGSRAQLTLGKEVSDHGTNYTIRQFKEVPFTPIDLICWHTFSLDEMAFLWLCIENHKSLIFAGGTASGKTTSLNAVSLFIPSNTKIVSIEDTREVELPQRNWIASVTRPSFSDDDKGDVDEFDLLEAALRQRPDYIVMGEIRGEEGRTLFQVMSTGHTTYTTFHADSVGEVLKRFTTEPINVSKTMFSALDLVSIQTSTRVQGNKVRRNKSLTEINHYDAENDEINVQDVYQWQAEDDEFLLMGDSNTLDEIKFDRGWSEETLRSEMFQRQVVLAYLIDCGLNTYTQVAATFQAFINDPDTILTLMADDQLERSLEDLREMESVLIDIDPEMEEMVPRPDPDAETLAEAREILQRAEEELFEQYRGEPVGSVADVLSDVEPAADVTATSSTPTSDDPALDESSDDPALNEKAETDKSDVSALTEGEPDEADESNNFRDASEAAAGEEEDAGEGDATSDSGDDDSAVGRHNDTASEVPVDSDNVESDNSTDMYGGDSVVDETSFARGMDLSDNGPSVADDEADPMAFGDEPMFIGSDPSERIPSSDSHPNDTFEQTSEESVRGEDADSTDDRDDSDESDKPADAKAESELDDDWNFGQTSSDDEVADEGDE, translated from the coding sequence ATGGCTATCGACGACGCAGCCGACTCGGACTCCGGGCAGTTCGACGACGCCAACGACGGCACGTCGGACTCCGAGGCGCGTCGCCCGGCCGCCGTGGGGGAGTACACGTGGGCGGAGTACCTCGACGAGTACGGGCCGCCGGGGGCGGCCGACGACCTCTACCGCGGGCTTCGACCCGCGCCGGGCACCGACCGCTGGGAGGACGACGACGCACCGACGAAACCCGCCGGCGCGGACTGGGACCGCATCCCGCTTGACCCGGTGTCGTTTCTGGGCTTTCACCCCGACGACATCGACTCGCGTGTGGGTCTCGCGGGCGATAACGCCGAGACGCTGCAGGAACTATTCGAGGCGTTCTGCGACCCCGAGACGACGCCGGTCGTCAAGGACGAGTATCTCTGGGAACACTACAAACGCGAGTACTACTACGAGGACGACGGCAGTCGCCCCCGCGACGCCGATGGCGAAATCGAGCGGTTCGATCCGGTCGACGCACTGGGACACGACCCAGACGCCATCGAGAACACCATCTCGCACCTGAGCGACCGCGCCGACGAGTTGGAGGAACTCGTCGAGAAACGCACCGTCAACACGAGGGGAGATTTCGACGAGGACGAGTTCTTCTCGACCGACGCGGGGACGACGACGGTCGTCAACCGCTACGATCTGGAGAAGGCGGTGCCGATGCCGAAGAAGACGCACTTCGAGGAGGTCGAACGCTACTGGGTGAACGAGCCGTACGCGTTCGTCATCATCTTCCACTCCACGAAGGAGAACGAGGACAAGTACTACGTCGTCCAACCGTACATGAACCGGTTGGAGAGGGAGTTAGAGGAGTATCTCACCGGCAAACTCCGCACGGCTATCAAGTACGCCGACGACGACGTGGTCGGCGGCGACGGTCACCGACGCCGCGTTATCGAAGAGCAGACGTTCGAACTGTTGGAGCGATACGACCTCTACAGTCGCAAAGAGACGGAACCGTTCGCAAATGCGCTCGCCGACCGCCTCGGAATCGCCGGCGACGACGAGGGCGTCGCGGGGAAACTCGTCCGCCTCCTCGGCTACCGCCCTGCCGAGCGCGAGAGCGCCGGACTCGATGGTATCTCGGCCCGTCCCGAACCGGCGGTGCTGGCCGACGACGACGCCGACCTCACGGAGTACCAGGTCGACAAACTGCTCTACTTCCTGACGCGTGACTTCATCGGCTACGAGCGCATCGACGGCATCAAACACGACATCAACGTTGAGGACATCTCCTGCGACGGCTACAACTCGCCGGTGTTCGTCTACCACGGCGACTACGAGCAGATAATCACGAACGTCTACCACGAGGAGACGGAGTTAGACGATTTCGTCGTCAAACTCGCCCAGCGCTCCGGCAAAGGCATCTCGAAGCGCCGCCCGCAGGTTGACGCCACGCTCCCCGACGGGTCGCGCGCGCAGTTGACGCTCGGCAAGGAGGTGTCGGACCACGGGACGAACTACACCATCCGACAGTTCAAGGAAGTGCCGTTCACACCCATCGACCTCATCTGCTGGCACACGTTCTCGCTCGACGAGATGGCGTTCCTGTGGCTCTGCATCGAGAACCACAAGTCGCTCATCTTCGCCGGCGGCACTGCCTCGGGGAAGACGACCAGCCTCAACGCCGTCTCGCTTTTCATCCCTTCGAACACGAAGATCGTCTCCATTGAGGACACCCGCGAGGTCGAACTCCCGCAGCGCAACTGGATCGCCTCGGTCACCCGGCCGTCGTTCTCCGACGACGACAAAGGCGACGTCGACGAGTTCGACCTGCTGGAGGCCGCGCTCCGACAGCGCCCCGACTACATCGTGATGGGCGAGATTCGCGGCGAGGAGGGGCGGACGCTGTTTCAGGTGATGTCCACGGGACACACGACGTACACGACGTTCCACGCCGACTCCGTCGGCGAGGTGCTCAAGCGCTTCACGACCGAACCGATCAACGTCTCGAAGACGATGTTCTCGGCTCTGGACCTCGTCTCGATTCAGACTTCCACCCGAGTACAGGGTAACAAGGTTCGCCGGAACAAGTCGCTCACCGAGATAAACCACTACGACGCCGAGAACGACGAGATAAACGTTCAGGACGTCTACCAGTGGCAGGCCGAGGACGACGAGTTCCTACTGATGGGCGACTCGAACACCCTTGACGAGATCAAGTTCGACCGCGGGTGGTCCGAGGAGACGCTGCGCTCGGAGATGTTCCAGCGGCAGGTCGTCCTCGCGTACCTCATCGACTGCGGGCTGAACACCTACACCCAGGTGGCGGCGACGTTCCAGGCGTTCATCAACGACCCCGACACCATCCTGACGCTGATGGCCGACGACCAGTTGGAGCGGAGCCTCGAAGACCTCCGCGAGATGGAGTCGGTGCTCATCGACATCGACCCGGAGATGGAGGAGATGGTGCCGCGACCGGACCCCGACGCCGAGACGCTGGCAGAGGCCCGCGAGATTCTGCAGCGGGCTGAGGAGGAACTGTTCGAGCAGTACCGCGGCGAACCCGTCGGTAGCGTCGCCGACGTGCTCTCGGACGTCGAACCCGCGGCGGACGTGACGGCCACGTCGTCGACGCCAACGAGCGACGATCCAGCGCTGGACGAATCAAGCGACGATCCAGCACTCAACGAGAAAGCCGAAACGGATAAAAGCGACGTGTCCGCGCTCACGGAGGGCGAACCGGACGAAGCGGACGAATCGAACAACTTCCGCGATGCAAGCGAAGCAGCCGCCGGCGAAGAAGAGGACGCGGGCGAGGGCGACGCAACGAGCGACAGCGGCGACGATGACAGCGCTGTTGGGCGACATAACGACACCGCCTCTGAGGTCCCCGTAGACTCCGACAACGTCGAATCCGACAACTCCACCGACATGTACGGTGGAGATTCGGTCGTTGACGAGACCAGTTTTGCCCGCGGTATGGACCTCTCGGACAACGGTCCGAGCGTCGCGGACGATGAAGCCGACCCCATGGCGTTCGGCGACGAGCCGATGTTCATCGGCTCCGATCCCTCAGAAAGAATTCCATCATCTGACTCACACCCCAACGACACCTTTGAGCAAACGAGTGAGGAATCTGTACGCGGCGAGGATGCTGACAGTACCGACGATAGAGACGACAGCGACGAGTCAGACAAACCGGCCGACGCTAAAGCCGAGTCGGAACTCGACGACGACTGGAACTTTGGACAGACATCGAGTGACGACGAGGTGGCCGACGAGGGCGACGAATGA
- a CDS encoding FkbM family methyltransferase, translating to MTVVGAIGDLLRGTRAHEYATFVHDAAVRAYLRSNPRCLVESCGAQAVFTPTNVVEWGNLNYRIWEEDCILRHLLSQIRPDDVFFDVGANIGIYSCLVGNLLTDGSVVPFEPYPPNADRLEANLEANGIAAEVVRSPLSDCRRATEFNVYDTPDSGAQHGSLDTTYPIGTPLKRIPMETTSGDALVKTGVAPPPTVTKVDVQGVGIEVLTGLSESLAADRCRLVYVETHGNHKQITELLQRLGFSTHGFRLSREQGQPAVIGYDDDAVDCFE from the coding sequence ATGACAGTTGTCGGTGCTATCGGAGACCTCCTACGCGGCACGCGAGCACACGAGTACGCGACGTTCGTTCACGACGCTGCCGTGCGTGCATACCTTCGGTCGAATCCACGGTGTCTCGTCGAATCCTGCGGAGCGCAAGCCGTCTTCACCCCCACGAACGTCGTCGAGTGGGGGAATCTGAACTATCGCATCTGGGAGGAAGACTGCATCCTCAGACATCTCCTCTCACAGATTCGACCGGACGACGTGTTCTTCGACGTCGGCGCGAACATCGGGATCTACAGCTGTCTCGTCGGTAACTTGCTCACTGACGGCTCCGTCGTCCCGTTCGAGCCGTATCCGCCGAACGCGGACCGACTGGAGGCGAATCTCGAAGCGAACGGCATCGCCGCCGAGGTGGTTCGTTCTCCTCTCTCAGACTGCCGGCGAGCGACCGAGTTCAACGTGTATGACACCCCGGACTCGGGGGCACAGCACGGGTCGCTCGACACGACCTATCCGATAGGGACCCCGCTCAAACGGATTCCGATGGAGACGACGTCGGGTGACGCGCTCGTGAAAACCGGAGTCGCGCCACCGCCGACCGTGACGAAAGTCGACGTTCAGGGTGTCGGTATCGAGGTTCTGACCGGTCTCAGTGAGTCGCTGGCGGCCGACCGATGCCGTCTCGTCTACGTCGAGACGCACGGCAACCACAAACAGATAACCGAGTTGTTGCAGCGATTGGGTTTCTCTACGCACGGGTTCAGGCTCTCCAGAGAGCAGGGACAACCCGCCGTCATCGGATACGACGACGATGCCGTCGACTGTTTCGAGTGA
- a CDS encoding Sec-independent protein translocase subunit TatA/TatB, whose product MFDTALPLFGALPGGPEMLIILLIIVLLFGANKLPKLARSTGQAMGEFKKGREEIEEELQEMEGSSDDATDNASSSTSTSASTSTQTNNEATEQSSN is encoded by the coding sequence ATGTTCGACACCGCATTACCACTGTTCGGGGCGCTTCCGGGGGGGCCCGAGATGCTCATCATCCTCCTCATCATCGTCCTGCTGTTCGGCGCGAACAAGCTGCCGAAGCTCGCGCGCTCGACGGGGCAGGCGATGGGCGAGTTCAAGAAAGGACGCGAAGAGATTGAAGAGGAGCTGCAGGAAATGGAGGGCTCCTCGGACGATGCGACCGACAACGCCAGTTCGTCCACCTCGACGTCGGCTTCCACGTCGACGCAGACGAACAACGAAGCGACCGAGCAGAGCAGCAACTGA
- a CDS encoding redoxin domain-containing protein — protein sequence MIDVGDNAPDFTVPLADGDVGSFTLSNRLDEAPLVLAFFPAAFTGTCTTEMCTFRDRIANFDAIDASVYGVSIDTPFTLNEFRRQNELNFPLLSDTNRTLIDRYDVSMDFASLGVYDVAKRAVFVVDDEGTVTYRWVSDDPGVEPDYEAVQTAAASVADD from the coding sequence ATGATCGACGTAGGAGACAACGCACCCGACTTCACCGTTCCGCTGGCCGACGGCGACGTCGGTTCGTTCACGCTCTCGAACCGACTCGACGAAGCGCCGCTCGTTCTCGCGTTCTTCCCCGCGGCGTTCACCGGCACGTGTACGACCGAAATGTGTACGTTCCGCGACCGAATCGCGAACTTCGACGCCATAGACGCCAGCGTCTACGGCGTCAGCATCGACACGCCGTTCACGCTCAACGAGTTCCGCCGACAGAACGAACTGAACTTCCCGCTTTTGAGCGACACGAACCGGACGCTCATCGACCGCTACGACGTGTCGATGGATTTCGCGTCACTCGGCGTCTACGACGTGGCCAAGCGCGCGGTGTTCGTCGTCGACGATGAGGGGACGGTGACGTACCGGTGGGTGAGCGACGACCCCGGCGTCGAACCGGACTACGAAGCGGTGCAGACGGCCGCGGCCAGCGTCGCCGACGACTGA
- a CDS encoding HD domain-containing protein, which yields MSSDASVDPKDPSDGGREYDPDAEHAYPDEKLNEILPKLLDDPEVTTYLEAQNVNAVTRKGYNDHGTKHIEIVRNRALRLYDLLKRGGVEFNGARQQGLGEADESVIVALAATLHDIGHIVHRDEHAYYSIPLAADLLDRFLPQFYETPGVVRMKAEVLHAILCHHTEEDPLTHEAGVIRIADALDMERGRSRIPYEKGGRGINTLSSQAINSVALKEGDDVPVLVEIEMINAAGVYQVDNLLKAKMHNSRLEEDIRIIAVNTKADDQLVERIEL from the coding sequence ATGAGTAGTGACGCTTCAGTTGACCCGAAAGACCCGAGCGACGGGGGGCGAGAGTACGATCCCGATGCCGAGCACGCCTACCCCGACGAGAAACTGAACGAGATTCTCCCCAAACTGCTCGACGACCCCGAAGTGACGACGTATCTGGAGGCGCAGAACGTCAATGCCGTCACGCGGAAGGGGTACAACGACCACGGGACGAAGCACATCGAAATCGTCCGGAACCGCGCGCTCCGCCTGTACGACCTGCTCAAGCGCGGCGGCGTCGAGTTCAACGGCGCGCGCCAGCAGGGGCTCGGCGAGGCGGACGAATCCGTCATCGTCGCGCTGGCGGCGACGCTCCACGACATCGGACACATCGTCCACCGCGACGAGCACGCCTACTACTCGATTCCGCTCGCGGCGGACCTCCTCGACCGCTTCCTCCCGCAGTTCTACGAGACGCCGGGCGTCGTCCGGATGAAAGCCGAGGTGCTGCACGCCATCCTCTGTCACCACACCGAGGAGGACCCGCTCACACACGAGGCAGGCGTCATCCGCATCGCCGACGCGCTCGACATGGAGCGCGGGCGTTCGCGCATCCCCTACGAGAAGGGCGGCCGCGGCATCAACACCCTCTCCAGTCAGGCGATCAACAGCGTCGCGCTGAAGGAGGGCGACGACGTGCCCGTCCTCGTTGAGATAGAGATGATAAACGCGGCGGGCGTCTACCAGGTCGACAACCTCCTGAAGGCGAAGATGCACAACTCCCGACTGGAAGAGGACATCCGCATCATCGCGGTCAACACCAAAGCCGACGACCAACTCGTCGAGCGCATCGAACTCTGA
- a CDS encoding MFS transporter has protein sequence MVSVPGRSLALLKNREFAALAGTAFARSQAYSTVVIALALYADLYQTTGVVEGLFGTAFALTQLLIVLPLGRKIDTGNAKHYLLAGLALNVVVFGAFMLVDSAVHVVLVRMLQGIGASLLWITGSTVVGEISPDDESGRWLGSYNQVAALSSLLGDIVGGYLLYAHGFHLTYLVLSAVTVGAFVLVFLNLRSNPGGRKNAEEATSVETFRALLDRPMIRALVFFRLSFSVGKMAVIIFLPIFAYGQFGIEAFAVGWILAGGKLTKSLSQGYVGDLTDRIGRKPYFVAGGALLYGVGTAFIPFALVAEGAFEPIRVETFEGTLTLGGAFFSLFAAYALLGVADSLRLPASMALFVEEGERFDSVASSMSLRSISWKIGQVAGPLMVGFVKDTVSNTAAFLFAAGFIVFATGVFVLTYRRMKPGEAAIPVPSD, from the coding sequence GTGGTTTCGGTACCGGGCCGGTCGCTGGCGCTGCTCAAAAATCGGGAGTTCGCCGCCCTCGCCGGAACGGCGTTCGCCCGTAGCCAAGCGTACTCGACGGTCGTCATCGCGCTGGCGCTGTACGCCGACCTGTACCAGACGACGGGTGTGGTCGAAGGACTGTTCGGCACGGCGTTCGCGCTGACGCAGCTGCTCATCGTTCTCCCGCTGGGGCGGAAGATAGACACGGGTAACGCCAAGCACTACTTGCTCGCCGGGTTGGCGCTGAACGTCGTCGTCTTCGGGGCGTTCATGCTCGTCGATAGCGCGGTTCACGTCGTCTTGGTGCGGATGTTACAGGGTATTGGCGCGAGTTTGCTCTGGATCACCGGGTCAACGGTCGTCGGTGAGATAAGCCCTGACGACGAGAGCGGCCGGTGGCTGGGATCGTACAATCAGGTCGCCGCGCTCTCCAGTCTGCTCGGCGACATCGTCGGCGGCTATCTCCTGTACGCCCACGGCTTTCATCTCACGTATCTCGTGTTGAGCGCGGTGACCGTCGGCGCGTTCGTCCTCGTGTTTCTCAATCTTCGGTCGAACCCCGGGGGTCGAAAAAACGCCGAGGAAGCGACGAGCGTCGAGACGTTCCGGGCACTGCTCGACAGGCCGATGATTCGGGCGCTGGTGTTCTTCCGCCTCTCGTTCAGCGTCGGGAAAATGGCCGTCATCATCTTCCTGCCCATCTTCGCGTACGGCCAGTTCGGCATCGAGGCGTTCGCCGTCGGGTGGATTCTCGCGGGCGGTAAACTCACGAAGTCGCTGTCGCAGGGGTACGTCGGCGACCTGACCGACCGCATCGGGCGAAAGCCGTACTTCGTCGCCGGGGGCGCGCTGTTGTACGGCGTCGGAACGGCGTTCATCCCCTTTGCGCTCGTCGCCGAGGGTGCGTTCGAACCGATACGGGTGGAGACGTTCGAGGGGACGCTGACACTCGGCGGCGCGTTCTTCTCGCTGTTCGCCGCCTACGCGCTGTTGGGCGTCGCCGACAGCCTCCGCCTCCCGGCGAGCATGGCGCTGTTCGTCGAGGAGGGCGAGCGGTTCGACTCCGTCGCCAGTAGCATGTCGCTTCGCTCCATCTCGTGGAAAATCGGGCAGGTAGCGGGACCCCTGATGGTCGGGTTCGTCAAAGACACCGTCTCCAACACGGCGGCGTTTCTGTTCGCGGCGGGGTTCATCGTCTTCGCGACGGGTGTGTTCGTACTCACCTACCGCCGGATGAAACCTGGAGAGGCGGCGATCCCCGTTCCGAGCGACTGA
- a CDS encoding Sec-independent protein translocase subunit TatA/TatB, with protein sequence MTFVLFGGLPGGPEMLIILLIIVLLFGANKLPELARSTGQAMGEFRRGRDEIEQELRQSSSSTVDDSHSDAVTETETETNAESRSTN encoded by the coding sequence ATGACGTTCGTACTCTTCGGTGGACTACCCGGCGGTCCCGAGATGCTCATCATCCTCCTCATCATCGTCCTGCTGTTCGGCGCGAACAAGCTCCCGGAGCTCGCGCGCTCTACGGGACAGGCGATGGGCGAGTTCAGGCGGGGCCGAGACGAGATCGAACAGGAACTTCGACAGTCGTCCTCGTCGACGGTCGACGACTCGCACAGCGACGCCGTAACCGAGACGGAGACAGAGACGAACGCCGAGTCGCGTTCGACGAACTGA
- a CDS encoding PQQ-binding-like beta-propeller repeat protein, translating to MFQSDAANTGYQIDGVGPSEGVTVRWKFTPGTQRVLGREVSGILSSPAVIDDTLYFGANDGQLYARNVENGGGRWRFESGQVLARSPAVADGVVYAGASTGKQPIYALDADDGSQRWSFETINESGRATKGRSPSSPTVINDTVYVGGAEKSLVDQRGAVYALDVQTGEPRWTARVGGYVDSTPAVDADSVYVGDSTGTVYALDVDTGEVQWQFATDDIIRSSPTVANGVVYIGSNDTNVYAIDAQNGVQRWQYVTRNGVQSSPSVADGVVYIGSDDGGMYALDARTGRERWRYPTGGYVRSSPTVAGDTVYVGSSSSSVHAVDADSGERQWRFGTDGNVLSSTVAVEGVLYVAALGGSVYALE from the coding sequence ATGTTTCAAAGCGACGCCGCCAACACGGGCTACCAGATAGACGGCGTCGGTCCGTCGGAGGGAGTGACGGTTCGCTGGAAGTTCACACCCGGGACGCAACGGGTTCTCGGACGCGAGGTCAGCGGAATTCTGTCGAGTCCGGCCGTCATCGACGACACGCTCTACTTCGGAGCGAACGACGGTCAACTGTACGCCAGAAACGTCGAAAACGGCGGCGGGCGGTGGCGGTTCGAGTCGGGGCAAGTGCTCGCTCGGAGTCCTGCCGTCGCCGATGGGGTCGTCTACGCGGGCGCGTCGACGGGAAAACAGCCGATCTACGCGCTCGACGCCGACGACGGAAGCCAGCGGTGGTCGTTCGAGACCATCAACGAGTCAGGCCGAGCAACGAAGGGGCGTTCGCCCAGCAGTCCGACTGTTATCAACGATACCGTCTACGTCGGAGGGGCCGAAAAGTCGCTCGTCGACCAGCGCGGGGCAGTGTACGCGCTTGATGTCCAGACCGGTGAACCGCGCTGGACGGCACGGGTTGGGGGGTACGTCGACAGCACACCCGCCGTCGACGCCGACAGCGTCTACGTCGGCGACTCGACCGGAACGGTGTACGCGCTCGACGTCGACACCGGCGAAGTGCAGTGGCAGTTCGCGACCGACGACATCATCCGGAGCAGTCCGACCGTCGCCAACGGCGTCGTCTACATCGGCAGCAACGACACGAACGTATACGCGATAGATGCCCAAAACGGCGTTCAGCGCTGGCAGTACGTCACGCGCAACGGCGTCCAGAGCAGTCCGAGCGTCGCCGACGGCGTGGTGTATATCGGCAGCGACGACGGCGGCATGTATGCGCTCGACGCGAGAACCGGCCGGGAACGATGGCGCTACCCGACTGGCGGCTACGTCAGGAGCAGTCCGACCGTCGCCGGCGACACTGTCTACGTCGGCAGTTCCAGTTCGAGCGTCCACGCCGTCGACGCCGACAGCGGCGAGCGTCAGTGGCGCTTCGGAACCGACGGCAACGTGCTCAGCAGTACCGTCGCCGTCGAGGGCGTACTCTACGTCGCCGCCCTCGGCGGGTCGGTGTACGCGCTGGAATGA